In Candidatus Polarisedimenticolia bacterium, a genomic segment contains:
- a CDS encoding diguanylate cyclase yields MQGWFHPHRISPTQIEALQSLIDSAGSLDIDDLQLPDGFPVHSALISLVCNLRMAEEEARGHWEAIALHREELSWRLGRDPGIRVAALDHFVNRERLLSSPKMVDEGSFERAARSAEADGVTGLLGERAYLAALRSEARRAHRNAQEFVIALLDLDDFAGMNSLSGRRTGDAVLRETAMLIRGRLRDMDLAARLEGGIFALLLPLTRRMGGYVAADRIRVAVSEGFLLPGLAPGMSVTLSAGLAAFPEDGDSALRLLDQARSAVRWAEESGGNRVVMRTPERRSQVRYRPMGPAGGICADFSRGDRSGVVRVREFSAAGALLEGGSPAQPGETLELRLEGAAGESLLLEAQVVWESTPSSGEFMTRTAVRFLPRSGEHREALERWAGALRLQGVE; encoded by the coding sequence TTGCAGGGTTGGTTTCACCCCCATCGAATCAGCCCCACCCAGATCGAGGCGCTCCAATCCCTCATCGACTCCGCCGGCTCCCTTGACATTGACGATTTGCAGCTTCCAGACGGGTTCCCCGTCCACAGCGCCCTGATTTCGCTGGTGTGCAACCTGCGCATGGCCGAGGAGGAGGCACGCGGCCACTGGGAGGCGATTGCACTGCATCGGGAGGAGCTCAGCTGGCGGCTGGGAAGGGATCCCGGCATCCGGGTCGCCGCGTTGGATCATTTCGTGAACCGCGAGCGTCTCCTCAGCAGCCCCAAGATGGTGGACGAGGGAAGCTTCGAGCGCGCCGCCCGAAGCGCCGAGGCCGATGGCGTGACCGGCCTGCTGGGGGAGCGTGCTTACCTCGCCGCTTTGCGCTCCGAAGCCCGCCGGGCCCACCGCAATGCGCAGGAATTCGTCATCGCGCTCCTCGATCTGGACGATTTTGCCGGCATGAACAGCCTATCCGGCCGGCGGACGGGAGATGCGGTCCTGCGTGAGACGGCGATGCTCATCCGCGGTCGGCTGCGCGACATGGATCTCGCGGCCCGCCTCGAGGGTGGAATTTTCGCCCTGCTGCTTCCGCTGACGCGGCGGATGGGAGGCTACGTGGCGGCGGATCGGATACGGGTCGCGGTTTCGGAGGGCTTCCTCCTCCCGGGACTCGCGCCGGGTATGAGCGTCACTCTTTCGGCGGGCCTGGCTGCTTTTCCCGAAGACGGCGACAGCGCCCTGCGCCTCCTCGACCAGGCGCGCTCCGCCGTGCGCTGGGCGGAGGAATCAGGGGGCAACCGGGTCGTCATGAGAACGCCGGAGAGACGCTCTCAGGTGAGGTACCGTCCCATGGGACCTGCCGGCGGAATCTGTGCAGATTTCTCACGCGGCGACCGCAGTGGAGTGGTCCGGGTACGCGAATTCAGCGCTGCGGGCGCGCTGCTGGAAGGGGGTTCCCCGGCCCAGCCGGGAGAGACGCTGGAGCTGCGCCTCGAGGGAGCCGCGGGAGAGTCGCTCCTGCTCGAGGCCCAGGTTGTCTGGGAGAGCACCCCCTCCTCCGGGGAGTTCATGACACGCACCGCGGTCCGCTTCCTCCCGCGCTCCGGCGAGCACCGCGAGGCTTTGGAGCGCTGGGCGGGCGCGCTCCGCCTGCAGGGGGTGGAATGA
- a CDS encoding sigma-70 family RNA polymerase sigma factor, with protein sequence MTNPPSVAPTAASSRSAISPKPELPSDEFLITRILSGETELYGTLIGRYERPIVNYIYRMIGDYDQALDLAQEVFFKAYRSLERFDPSFRFSTWLYRIASNRSIDHLRKQAPVLLSLDEPSESDPGRREGAIQLKSAARGPEDLLASRQLGERISIAIDELPGAYRELVLLRHLQGLSYEDIARVKRLPLGTVKNRLFRAREILRRQLGE encoded by the coding sequence ATGACTAATCCACCGAGCGTTGCCCCCACGGCAGCCTCATCTCGCTCCGCGATCTCTCCGAAGCCCGAGCTCCCCTCCGACGAATTCCTCATTACCCGGATCCTGTCGGGCGAGACGGAGCTTTATGGGACACTCATCGGCCGCTACGAGCGTCCGATCGTCAACTATATCTACCGGATGATCGGCGATTACGACCAGGCGCTCGACCTGGCCCAGGAAGTCTTTTTCAAGGCCTACCGCTCGCTCGAGCGGTTCGACCCCTCTTTCCGGTTCTCCACATGGCTGTATCGCATCGCCTCCAACCGGAGCATCGATCATCTGCGCAAGCAGGCGCCGGTCCTGCTTTCGCTGGACGAGCCCTCCGAGTCGGATCCGGGAAGGCGGGAAGGGGCCATCCAGCTCAAGAGCGCCGCGCGTGGACCGGAAGACCTGCTCGCCTCCCGCCAGCTGGGCGAGAGGATTTCGATCGCCATCGACGAGCTGCCGGGGGCCTATCGCGAGCTGGTCCTGCTGCGTCACCTGCAGGGGCTCTCTTACGAGGATATCGCCCGCGTCAAGCGGCTTCCCTTGGGAACCGTGAAGAACCGCCTCTTCCGCGCCCGGGAGATTCTCCGGCGCCAGCTGGGGGAGTGA
- a CDS encoding diguanylate cyclase produces the protein MITPDEVERVKGVLLALLDEDSHNEHRLLSRLSQIRAETGVQVHAALMMVLTHLTMDEEEAQALWSAILQHRIHLVARMGREVGLRVAVFDYLLNVNRKLTRPRIIEMSVFEESERSGALDPLTGLPNARAFRAGLQRELRRSKRYELDLCLLAMDLDNFREVNERYGDRVGDILLKEVAILIKNKIRDIDLAARQGGEEFVLMLPETERMGAYLVAERIRREIERHFVRRGVDGKPIRLTLSIGVAKYPEDSTVGERLLARAEEALYQAKARGLNSVAVYYKERRNFIRFDPHSRGLSVDLDSPDGLFDESSSVVARNMSRSGLLLETGRDYGIGQEVVIKCREADGPDRITLKGRVVRVEELEDAGRPGRFDVGIAFLLEWEHQEAEVARFLQRERLEVG, from the coding sequence GTGATCACCCCCGATGAAGTCGAGAGGGTGAAAGGGGTTCTGCTGGCGCTGCTCGACGAGGACTCCCACAACGAGCATCGCCTGCTCTCGCGGCTGTCGCAGATTCGCGCCGAGACCGGAGTCCAGGTGCATGCCGCCCTGATGATGGTCCTGACGCATCTGACGATGGACGAGGAGGAGGCCCAGGCCCTGTGGAGCGCAATCCTCCAGCACCGCATCCACCTCGTCGCCCGGATGGGGCGGGAAGTGGGGCTGCGCGTCGCCGTCTTCGACTATCTGCTGAACGTGAACCGCAAGCTGACGCGTCCGCGAATCATCGAGATGTCGGTCTTCGAGGAATCGGAGCGTTCCGGCGCGCTCGATCCGCTCACCGGATTGCCCAATGCGCGCGCCTTCCGCGCGGGTCTGCAGCGCGAGCTGCGCAGGTCGAAGCGCTACGAGCTGGACCTGTGCCTCCTGGCCATGGACCTGGACAACTTCCGCGAAGTCAACGAGCGCTACGGCGATCGGGTCGGGGACATCCTTCTCAAGGAAGTGGCGATTCTCATCAAGAACAAGATCCGGGACATCGATCTCGCGGCGCGCCAAGGGGGAGAGGAGTTCGTTCTGATGCTTCCCGAGACCGAGCGCATGGGGGCCTACCTGGTGGCGGAGCGCATCCGGCGCGAAATCGAGCGGCATTTCGTGCGCCGCGGGGTGGACGGCAAACCCATCCGCCTGACCCTCAGCATCGGGGTGGCGAAATACCCGGAGGATTCCACGGTGGGCGAGCGCCTGCTGGCGCGCGCGGAGGAGGCCCTTTACCAGGCCAAGGCGCGCGGCCTCAACTCCGTCGCCGTCTATTACAAGGAGCGTCGCAACTTCATTCGCTTCGACCCGCACAGCCGTGGGCTGAGCGTGGATCTCGATTCCCCCGACGGATTGTTCGACGAATCCTCTTCGGTGGTGGCGCGCAATATGAGCCGCAGCGGATTGCTCCTGGAAACGGGCCGGGACTACGGTATCGGCCAGGAAGTGGTGATCAAGTGCCGGGAGGCGGATGGGCCGGACCGGATCACGCTGAAGGGAAGGGTGGTCCGCGTCGAGGAGCTGGAAGACGCGGGACGGCCCGGACGCTTCGACGTGGGCATCGCGTTCCTGCTGGAATGGGAGCACCAGGAAGCGGAAGTGGCGCGATTCCTCCAGCGGGAGCGCCTCGA